A genomic segment from Azospirillum sp. TSH58 encodes:
- a CDS encoding response regulator transcription factor, translating into MGRKAAEETVTVVVIDDDAAVREALEGLLDSVGLPVRSFGSVQQYIDQQPAIDVGCMVLDVRLPGRSGLDFQAELARCGNSLPVIFITGHGDVPMSVRAMKAGAFEFLTKPVHHQHLLDAIHAAITRHGERRDQERSLVTQRARFDTLTAREREVAMMVVSGRRNKQIAGDLDLSEATVKLHRGQAMRKMGVRSVVDLVRIVDSLVPDHAP; encoded by the coding sequence ATGGGGCGCAAGGCCGCCGAGGAAACGGTGACCGTGGTGGTCATCGACGACGATGCAGCCGTCCGCGAAGCGCTGGAGGGGCTGCTCGACTCCGTCGGGCTGCCGGTCCGGAGCTTCGGGTCGGTGCAGCAGTACATCGACCAGCAACCGGCCATCGACGTCGGCTGCATGGTGCTGGACGTGCGGCTGCCGGGGCGCAGCGGGCTGGATTTCCAGGCGGAGCTGGCGCGCTGCGGCAACAGCCTTCCGGTGATCTTCATCACCGGGCATGGCGACGTTCCGATGTCGGTCCGCGCGATGAAGGCGGGCGCCTTCGAATTCCTGACCAAGCCGGTCCACCACCAGCATTTGCTGGACGCGATCCACGCCGCCATCACCCGCCACGGCGAGCGGCGTGACCAGGAGCGCAGCCTCGTCACCCAGCGCGCCCGCTTCGACACGCTGACCGCGCGCGAGCGCGAGGTCGCGATGATGGTGGTGTCCGGCCGGCGCAACAAACAGATCGCCGGTGACCTGGACCTCAGCGAGGCGACGGTGAAGCTGCACCGCGGTCAGGCCATGCGCAAGATGGGGGTGAGGTCCGTCGTGGATCTGGTGCGCATCGTCGACAGCCTGGTGCCCGACCACGCCCCGTGA
- a CDS encoding response regulator — MIAARILIVEDDRIVARDIQHQVSRMGHVVVGLSASGEEAVRLAGSHQPDLVLMDIRLDGEMDGIEAARRIREAQRIPVVFLTAYANDEIVERASRTEPFGYLLKPLEEPQMRTVIQMALFKQASDARLRMSERRYAATLASIRDGVILCDRDGRVEFMNRVAETMTGWTAADAAGQPLTSVFVAVDEETQEPQEDFSALVRRSGAHAPPDRLSRLLPRGETAPARPDAAAAEMTGIVVEERCSAIIDDRGEVAGAILVFSDLTQRRRIAEALRKAQADLAHIGRLTVMGELAAAVAHEVNQPLMAIITNAGTCLQHLSQPEPDLGKTRAVAERIVRDAQRAGDVVRSIHALARRTPADPGWVDMNALIVETLALVRAELRRARIAVETDLQAGPPWVHGDRVQLQQLILNLVMNAIEAMAASDRPPRRLRIATGSGDGGIGVRVEDSGPGIAEADPDVLFRALYTTKPGGLGMGLSISRSIVELHGGRLTATAGTPCGSVFEFVIPVSLGET; from the coding sequence ATGATCGCGGCTCGTATCCTGATCGTTGAAGACGACCGCATCGTCGCGCGTGATATTCAGCATCAGGTTTCCCGAATGGGGCATGTCGTGGTCGGCCTGTCGGCCAGCGGCGAGGAGGCGGTGCGGCTGGCCGGCAGCCATCAGCCCGATCTGGTCCTGATGGACATCCGCCTGGACGGGGAGATGGACGGGATCGAGGCGGCGCGCCGGATCCGCGAGGCGCAGCGCATACCCGTCGTCTTCCTCACCGCCTACGCCAACGACGAGATCGTGGAGCGGGCCAGCCGGACGGAGCCCTTCGGCTATCTGCTGAAGCCCCTCGAAGAGCCGCAGATGCGCACCGTCATCCAGATGGCGCTCTTCAAGCAGGCCAGCGATGCCAGGCTGCGGATGAGCGAACGGCGCTACGCCGCCACGCTCGCGAGCATCCGCGACGGGGTCATCCTGTGCGACCGCGACGGGCGCGTCGAATTCATGAACCGGGTGGCGGAAACGATGACCGGCTGGACGGCGGCGGACGCGGCCGGGCAGCCGCTGACCTCCGTCTTCGTCGCCGTGGACGAGGAAACCCAGGAGCCGCAGGAGGATTTCTCCGCCCTCGTCCGGCGCAGCGGCGCGCACGCCCCGCCGGACCGGCTGTCCCGCCTGCTGCCCCGCGGCGAAACGGCTCCGGCCCGGCCCGATGCGGCCGCGGCCGAGATGACCGGAATCGTGGTGGAGGAGCGCTGCTCCGCCATCATCGACGACCGCGGCGAGGTGGCCGGCGCCATCCTGGTGTTCAGCGACCTGACCCAGCGCCGCCGCATCGCCGAGGCCTTGCGCAAGGCCCAGGCCGACCTCGCCCATATCGGCCGGCTCACCGTGATGGGGGAACTGGCTGCCGCCGTCGCGCACGAGGTCAACCAGCCGCTGATGGCGATCATCACCAACGCCGGCACCTGCCTCCAGCACCTGTCGCAGCCGGAACCCGACCTCGGCAAGACCCGCGCCGTGGCGGAGCGGATCGTGCGCGACGCCCAGCGGGCCGGCGACGTGGTCCGCAGCATCCATGCGCTGGCGCGGCGGACCCCGGCCGATCCGGGATGGGTCGACATGAACGCCCTGATCGTCGAGACGCTGGCGCTGGTGCGGGCGGAGCTGCGCCGGGCCCGCATCGCCGTGGAAACCGATCTCCAGGCGGGTCCGCCCTGGGTCCATGGCGACCGGGTGCAGCTGCAGCAGCTCATCCTCAATCTGGTGATGAACGCCATCGAAGCGATGGCCGCCTCCGACCGGCCGCCGCGGCGCCTGCGCATCGCGACCGGGAGCGGCGACGGCGGGATCGGCGTCCGCGTCGAGGACAGCGGGCCGGGCATCGCGGAGGCCGATCCGGATGTCCTCTTCCGCGCCTTGTACACCACCAAGCCCGGCGGGCTGGGCATGGGGCTCTCGATCAGCCGGTCCATCGTGGAGCTGCATGGGGGGCGGTTGACCGCGACGGCGGGCACGCCGTGCGGGAGCGTGTTCGAATTCGTGATCCCGGTATCGCTCGGAGAGACGTGA